From the genome of Chroicocephalus ridibundus chromosome 1, bChrRid1.1, whole genome shotgun sequence, one region includes:
- the TOB2 gene encoding protein Tob2: protein MHLEIKVALNFIISYLYNKLPRRRADLFGEELERLLKKKYEGHWYPEKPLKGSGYRCVHIGETVDPVVELAAKRSGLAVEDVRANVPEELSVWIDPFEVSYQIGEKGSVKVLYLDDSEGCSAVELDKEIKSSFNPDAQVFVPIGSQDNSLSNSPSPSFGQSPSPTFIPRSAQPITFTTATFAATKFGSTKMKKGGGAGGGGGGAGAGQQPRMVRSPTTNLLKHKGLSLSMHSLNFVGSTGSQAPQSQLSPNAKEFVYSGGSPGASSLFFDGVASESQASSIPPASQFNTGTGGTFDMAQVFGGSTNSLFLEKSPFVEGLSYNLNAMQYPSQSFQPVVLAN, encoded by the coding sequence ATGCATCTGGAGATCAAAGTTGCTCTTAACTTCATCATCTCATACCTGTACAACAAGCTTCCTCGGAGGCGGGCAGACCTGTTTGGTGAGGAGCTAGAGCGcctgctgaagaagaaatatgAGGGTCACTGGTACCCAGAGAAGCCTCTGAAGGGATCTGGGTATCGCTGTGTTCATATAGGGGAGACAGTGGATCCAGTGGTGGAGCTGGCGGCCAAGCGAAGCGGGCTGGCTGTGGAGGATGTCCGTGCCAATGTGCCGGAAGAGCTGAGTGTCTGGATCGATCCTTTTGAGGTTTCCTACCAGATTGGCGAGAAGGGCTCTGTTAAGGTCCTCTACCTGGATGACAGCGAGGGCTGCAGCGCGGTGGAGCTGGACAAAGAAATCAAGAGCAGCTTCAACCCTGACGCCCAGGTGTTTGTCCCCATCGGCAGTCAGGACAACTCGCTGTCAAACTCTCCGTCCCCCTCCTTCGGCCAGTCGCCTAGCCCTACCTTCATCCCTCGCTCTGCCCAGCCCATCACTTTCACCACTGCCACCTTTGCTGCCACAAAGTTCGGCTCTACCAAGATGAAGAAGggcggaggagctggaggagggggcggcggagcaggggctgggcagcagccgagGATGGTCAGGTCTCCCACCACCAACCTGCTGAAGCACAAGGGCCTCTCCCTGTCTATGCACTCTCTGAACTTCGTCGGCAGCACTGGGAGCCAAGCCCCGCAGTCGCAGCTCTCCCCCAACGCCAAGGAGTTCGTTTACAGCGGCGGGTCGCCGGGAGCCAGCAGTCTCTTCTTCGATGGTGTTGCCAGTGAGAGCCAGGCCAGCAGCATCCCGCCGGCATCGCAGTTCAACACCGGCACGGGTGGTACCTTTGATATGGCTCAGGTCTTCGGTGGCAGCACCAACAGCCTCTTTTTGGAGAAGTCTCCCTTCGTGGAAGGACTCAGCTACAACCTGAATGCCATGCAGTATCCCAGCCAGTCGTTCCAGCCTGTCGTCCTGGCCAACTGA
- the PHF5A gene encoding PHD finger-like domain-containing protein 5A isoform X1: protein MAKHHPDLIFCRKQAGVAIGRLCEKCDGKCVICDSYVRPCTLVRICDECNYGSYQGRCVICGGPGVSDAYYCKECTIQEKDRDGCPKIVNLGSSKTDLFYERKKYGFKKR from the exons ATGGCCAAGCACCACCCGGACCTCATCTTCTGCCGCAAGCAGGCGGGCGTCG cAATTGGAAGACTTTGTGAAAAAT GTGATGGCAAATGCGTGATCTGTGACTCCTATGTGCGGCCCTGCACTCTCGTGCGCATATGTGATGAGTGTAACTACGGCTCGTACCAAGGGCGCTGTGTGATCTGCGGGGGTCCGGGAGTGTCTGATGCCTACTACTGCAAGGAGTGTACCATCCAGGAAAAAGAT AGAGATGGTTGCCCTAAGATTGTCAACCTGGGCAGTTCCAAGACAGATCTCTTCTATGAAAGGAAAAAGTATGGCTTCAAGAAGAGGTGA
- the PHF5A gene encoding PHD finger-like domain-containing protein 5A isoform X2, with the protein MASHRPFHTSGARAGAARGRGLTGPGREVSALRRRPPGKARVFSGREKVNSRALRGRSFIVSPPRDRAAAFPLGAALFCRRCPHPSQDRRGTRVGGERAGRPRQAGVGVAMAKHHPDLIFCRKQAGVAIGRLCEKYEGLKGPHGYNLLPHLFEDSNSRLLLMWEKLTLLLLRR; encoded by the exons ATGGCGTCACACCGCCCCTTTCACACCTCCGGcgcgcgggcgggggcggcgcgcgGGCGGGGCCTCACAGGTCCTGGCAGGGAGGTATCCGCGCTAAGAAGGCGGCCACCGGGCAAGGCGCGGGTCTTCTCTGGGCGGGAGAAGGTTAACAGCAGAGCACTCCGCGGACGGAGTTTTATCGTCAGCCCTCCGCGGGATCGCGCTGCGGCGTTCCCGCTGGGGGCGGCGCTTTTTTGCAGGCGCTGCCCTCACCCCAGCCAGGACCGGCGGGGCACGCGGGTCGGAGGTGAGCgcgcggggcggccgcgccaggcGGGTGTTGGCGTCGCCATGGCCAAGCACCACCCGGACCTCATCTTCTGCCGCAAGCAGGCGGGCGTCG cAATTGGAAGACTTTGTGAAAAAT ATGAAGGATTAAAAGGACCACACGGGTACAATCTCTTACCTCATCTCTTTGAGGATAGTAACTCCAGACTTTTGTTGATGTGGGAGAAGCTTACACTGCTGCTTCTGCGTAG GTGA